A stretch of Ischnura elegans chromosome 4, ioIscEleg1.1, whole genome shotgun sequence DNA encodes these proteins:
- the LOC124158175 gene encoding craniofacial development protein 2-like, whose product MDVVALQETRWPLAGTISTKKYIIYYSGRKDNRYYGGVGFAVNKRIAESVIHFEAKDDRMCSIRLRGKFKNISLVSFYAPTEDAEDEEKDSFYELLEEQVDKLPSYDMKIVLGDANAKVGREDIFQPAIGKESLHQDSNDNGTRLASFALANSFKISSTMFPRKDIHKYTWTSPNGATRNQIDHVLVDQRHKSSITDIRSVRGAECGTDHVLVLVKIAQRIAIQKRKEEKCNANIDTGKLKDIRVAKEFEMKVENRFQALQELPMEEEEDVDKKWNDFKENILETAREVCGKNKKKQQKTLV is encoded by the coding sequence ATGGATGTTGTAGCCCTACAAGAAACAAGGTGGCCTTTAGCAGGAACGAttagcacaaaaaaatatattatctattaTAGTGGCCGGAAAGATAATAGATACTATGGGGGGGTAGGTTTTGCTGTAAATAAGAGAATTGCTGAATCTGTGATACATTTTGAAGCCAAAGACGATAGAATGTGCAGTATTAGGCTAAGGGGAAAgtttaaaaacatatctctagtCAGCTTTTATGCTCCCACAGAAGACGcagaagatgaagaaaaagataGTTTTTATGAACTTCTAGAAGAACAAGTGGATAAGTTACCAAGTTATGATATGAAAATTGTTTTAGGAGATGCTAATGCTAAAGTGGGTAGAGAAGACATTTTTCAACCAGCCATAGGGAAGGAGAGTCTTCACCAGGACTCAAATGACAACGGGACTCGTCTCGCAAGCTTCGCCCTAGCAAACAGCTTCAAAATATCCAGCACAATGTTCCCAAGAAAAgatatacataaatacacatgGACATCTCCAAACGGGGCTACAAGAAACCAGATTGATCATGTCCTAGTTGATCAACGCCACAAAAGTAGCATAACAGATATAAGAAGTGTTAGGGGAGCAGAATGCGGGACGGACCACGTACTAGTTCTAGTCAAAATAGCCCAAAGAATAGCGAttcagaaaaggaaagaagaaaagtgtAATGCAAATATAGATACAGGAAAACTAAAAGATATACGGGTAGCAAAGGAATTCGAGATGAAAGTGGAAAATAGGTTTCAAGCTCTACAAGAACTGccaatggaagaagaagaagacgtggataaaaaatggaacgactttaaGGAAAACATTCTGGAAACAGCAAGAGAAGTGTgtgggaaaaacaaaaaaaaacaacaaaaaaccctGGTTTGA